The Moraxella osloensis genome contains a region encoding:
- a CDS encoding SIP domain-containing protein, with translation MHPENLTLFDDPEIADIIDHINEDHSDDMKHMALGLLNLTKVQQKTLKNATLRQIYQQGLLLDLQFTQNEPHLDNQLLAFSEPTQTLEKFNDQYVALLQRSDRKQGKKTIDIKQRQFCLQSVEAVSHHMYRLTVQTDSDLSDLPAGYAFLFDVKLPDTDLKKHPRPYRYYTLRKAWQTVDENGETQNLAWIDIYCHGEKNGEISLGETWVKSLKIGDIFTSEREFPEKIDHLDVNQPQGQSLLIADETSLPTVARLLEQWQMTEQTTPPIVLAFLQSPLDLAYLEDVLAQYPATVLPIVANDNQLPHKQIFTTLQDFLQQHPHKIDHIWGGLEATTTKKLRLLLDELLQLSRDNSVLKVYWRAS, from the coding sequence ATGCACCCAGAAAATCTGACTTTATTTGATGACCCCGAAATTGCCGACATCATCGATCACATCAACGAAGACCACAGCGATGATATGAAGCACATGGCGTTAGGCTTGCTAAACTTAACCAAGGTTCAGCAAAAAACCTTAAAAAATGCGACCTTGCGCCAAATCTATCAACAAGGCTTGCTGTTGGATTTGCAATTTACGCAAAACGAGCCACACTTAGACAATCAGCTTTTGGCATTTAGTGAGCCGACCCAAACCCTTGAAAAATTCAACGACCAATATGTCGCCTTATTGCAGCGCAGTGACCGCAAACAAGGTAAAAAAACCATTGACATCAAGCAGCGTCAATTTTGCCTGCAAAGCGTGGAAGCGGTTAGTCACCATATGTATCGTTTGACAGTGCAAACAGATAGCGATTTATCCGATTTGCCGGCAGGTTATGCGTTTTTATTTGATGTCAAACTGCCCGACACCGACCTAAAAAAGCACCCCCGCCCCTACCGCTATTATACGCTTCGCAAAGCATGGCAAACTGTGGATGAAAACGGTGAAACGCAAAACCTTGCTTGGATAGATATCTATTGTCATGGAGAAAAAAACGGCGAAATCAGTCTTGGCGAAACTTGGGTAAAATCGTTAAAAATAGGCGATATTTTTACCAGTGAGCGAGAATTCCCCGAAAAAATCGATCATCTCGATGTTAATCAGCCACAGGGACAAAGTCTATTAATCGCTGATGAAACCTCACTGCCGACCGTAGCCAGACTGTTAGAGCAGTGGCAAATGACCGAGCAGACAACACCACCGATTGTACTTGCCTTTTTGCAAAGCCCGCTAGATTTGGCTTATTTAGAAGACGTTTTAGCCCAGTATCCTGCAACGGTGTTGCCAATTGTGGCGAATGATAACCAACTGCCCCATAAGCAGATTTTTACGACCCTACAAGATTTTTTACAACAACATCCTCACAAAATTGACCACATCTGGGGTGGGCTTGAAGCGACAACAACGAAAAAATTGCGTTTGTTATTGGATGAGTTATTACAGTTAAGTCGCGATAATAGCGTACTAAAAGTGTATTGGCGAGCAAGCTAA
- a CDS encoding TonB-dependent siderophore receptor, with amino-acid sequence MRLSFLSVAIRASLAVGISHVFASQVLADVAANSEEAPETTLDTLVIRSDAYRTTATKTALDPEKTPMSYSRIEQETLQQRQADSVASALRYEPGVSSESRGTVSVFDEYEMRGFKNFSNFYDGMRLPYDGAWNLMPQVDIYATEAVEVLKGSTSALYGFNEPGGMVNQVAKTPKNTSEHEIKLRLGTNNLKEIGIDSTGPINDTTNYRLVALAREKEGQMQTTEEKRVLINPSIVWKPNKNVSVLANIYYQDDPHQVPSTPLPGVGTVYNASYGKLKADAYAGDKWNDFSKKVFMPSETINWKINDFLKFKHSLRYTDADAQQKNTYHTKTDTDSPFIDGSDSILTRTAYTTDEKMTNWATDNQLAYSLFTKNSSHNLLLGVDYQKTDSTAKYADAIYSGVPTIDLADPDYDQFSKIDLNLTGYQLSNDIEQSQLGVYLQDEIQWKKWTVVAGLRHDNYKNTTIAKSPGVADNTIDYTAKHTSGRLSSMYQFDNGFAPYASFSQSFQPVVSMFYNTNEPLKPTTANQIEAGVKYVSPDKATKATFAAYDIKKKNEPLNSSDWLTVTQTGEITSKGFEISADHRFNKWLNVGLGYGYVDAEITKDEFHPEYVGKMPQQVAKHKASLWAGITPNNKTILNLGVRYQSGMQINQANSDTLPSVTLVDVSGSYQISPTLTAGLNVSNLFDKTYVGSCYNRNNCWMGAERQASVSLTAKF; translated from the coding sequence ATGCGTTTATCTTTTTTGTCAGTAGCAATACGGGCGTCTTTAGCAGTAGGTATCAGCCATGTTTTTGCCAGTCAAGTGCTGGCAGACGTTGCAGCCAATAGCGAAGAAGCACCTGAAACCACATTAGATACCTTGGTCATTCGTAGTGATGCTTACCGCACCACTGCTACCAAGACCGCCCTTGACCCCGAAAAAACCCCCATGAGTTATTCTCGTATCGAGCAAGAGACATTGCAGCAACGCCAAGCAGACAGTGTGGCGAGTGCGCTGCGTTATGAACCAGGTGTCAGTAGCGAAAGTCGTGGCACGGTCAGCGTGTTTGATGAGTACGAAATGCGGGGCTTTAAGAATTTTTCCAACTTTTATGACGGAATGCGGCTGCCGTATGATGGGGCGTGGAATCTGATGCCCCAAGTTGATATCTATGCAACTGAAGCCGTGGAAGTGCTAAAAGGCTCTACTTCTGCGTTATACGGCTTTAACGAACCTGGCGGTATGGTCAATCAAGTCGCCAAAACCCCAAAAAACACCTCTGAACACGAAATCAAACTGCGCTTAGGTACCAATAACCTCAAAGAAATCGGCATTGACAGCACAGGTCCTATTAACGATACCACCAATTATCGCCTGGTGGCATTAGCCCGTGAAAAAGAAGGACAAATGCAAACGACCGAAGAAAAACGGGTATTAATCAATCCTTCTATCGTATGGAAACCTAACAAAAATGTTTCGGTACTTGCCAACATTTATTACCAAGATGACCCACACCAAGTCCCTTCTACGCCGCTACCTGGGGTGGGTACGGTGTATAACGCCAGTTATGGCAAGCTGAAAGCCGACGCCTATGCCGGCGATAAATGGAACGATTTTAGCAAAAAAGTCTTTATGCCGAGTGAAACGATTAACTGGAAAATCAACGACTTTTTAAAGTTTAAACACAGCTTGCGTTATACCGATGCCGATGCTCAACAAAAAAACACCTATCATACCAAAACTGACACAGATTCGCCTTTTATCGATGGTTCGGACAGCATTCTCACCCGTACTGCTTACACCACCGATGAAAAAATGACCAACTGGGCGACGGATAACCAGTTGGCGTATAGCCTGTTTACCAAGAATAGTTCACACAACTTGCTATTGGGTGTGGATTATCAAAAAACAGATAGTACCGCCAAATATGCGGATGCGATTTATAGTGGCGTGCCAACGATTGACCTTGCTGACCCCGACTACGACCAATTTAGTAAGATTGACCTCAATCTCACAGGCTACCAACTCAGCAACGATATCGAACAATCTCAGTTAGGTGTGTATTTACAAGACGAAATACAATGGAAAAAATGGACGGTGGTCGCAGGATTACGCCATGATAACTATAAAAATACCACTATTGCCAAAAGTCCAGGTGTGGCCGACAATACTATTGACTACACCGCCAAACACACATCAGGACGGTTGTCGAGCATGTACCAATTTGACAATGGCTTTGCCCCATATGCCAGCTTTTCGCAATCATTTCAGCCTGTGGTAAGTATGTTTTATAACACAAATGAACCGCTAAAACCCACCACCGCCAACCAAATCGAAGCAGGGGTTAAATACGTTTCGCCCGATAAAGCGACCAAAGCCACCTTTGCCGCCTATGACATCAAGAAAAAGAACGAACCTCTCAATTCTAGCGACTGGCTCACCGTCACCCAAACCGGCGAAATCACCTCAAAAGGCTTTGAAATCTCAGCCGACCATCGCTTTAACAAATGGCTTAATGTCGGGCTAGGCTACGGCTATGTCGATGCCGAAATTACCAAAGACGAATTTCACCCAGAATATGTCGGTAAGATGCCACAACAAGTCGCCAAGCACAAAGCCAGTCTCTGGGCAGGCATCACCCCAAATAACAAGACCATACTCAATCTAGGCGTTCGCTATCAGTCAGGCATGCAAATCAATCAGGCAAATTCTGACACCTTGCCTAGCGTGACCTTAGTGGATGTATCGGGCAGTTACCAAATTTCCCCGACCTTGACTGCAGGGCTAAATGTCAGCAATCTTTTTGACAAAACCTACGTGGGTAGTTGTTATAACCGCAATAATTGCTGGATGGGTGCAGAGCGACAAGCCAGTGTTAGCTTAACAGCGAAGTTTTAA
- a CDS encoding multidrug ABC transporter permease/ATP-binding protein, with protein sequence MTLIWQQHRFAFIKVILLNLLNALVNVAIIAFINRFLIAAAGTDNPLLGSWQILAIFLVAIMGLLATTLMSQLALTKLGHRFVFELRSQLIKRILDTSIAQIEKIGSAKLLASLTTDVQSITVAFVRLPELVQGVIICTATAVYLGFLSLPMLLVVMGCITLTIFISSKLVGHVYAHLATLREINDALYQDYQAVIDGRKELALNRERANRLFTHDYQRHASDYFKHIVKADTFHLSAVSWSNIMMFAVIGVIYALANIYHWVDTATATTFALTVLFIQSPLLMAIGAFPTVQTAKVALEKIQSLQLADYSPNFDTQILTPNWQVITFKNINYHYDNSANFGLKHINFTLKRGEVVFLIGANGSGKSTLAKLITGLYQPKFAENSGIFIDNQPVASEHYPHYRQLFSAIYSDFYLFKTVMGSAQNTPNAELIDNWLDILAIKEKVSVTDNQLSATELSQGQRKRLAMLLAVAEEKSILLLDEWAADQDPAYRRVFYHHIIPMLQKMGKTLFIISHDDSYFEKADRLLMMKNGELSELTGLQREKASLDAITVIGEH encoded by the coding sequence ATGACCCTTATCTGGCAACAGCACCGCTTTGCCTTTATCAAAGTCATCTTGCTCAATCTGCTTAATGCCTTGGTGAATGTCGCTATTATCGCCTTTATTAACCGTTTTTTAATTGCAGCAGCCGGCACTGATAATCCCCTCTTAGGCAGTTGGCAGATATTAGCGATATTTTTGGTAGCGATTATGGGTTTATTAGCGACAACGTTGATGTCACAGCTTGCCTTGACTAAGTTAGGGCATCGCTTTGTGTTTGAATTACGTTCGCAACTGATAAAACGTATCTTAGACACTTCAATCGCCCAAATCGAAAAAATCGGTAGTGCCAAGCTGTTAGCCAGCTTAACTACCGATGTGCAGTCGATTACCGTGGCGTTTGTACGCTTGCCTGAGCTGGTGCAAGGGGTGATTATTTGCACGGCGACCGCGGTTTATTTGGGGTTTTTATCTCTGCCAATGCTGCTTGTGGTCATGGGATGTATTACGCTGACCATTTTTATCAGCAGTAAACTCGTTGGTCATGTGTATGCCCATTTAGCCACATTACGAGAAATCAATGATGCACTGTATCAAGATTATCAAGCGGTGATTGATGGACGAAAAGAACTTGCCTTAAATCGTGAACGTGCCAACCGTCTATTTACCCATGATTATCAACGCCACGCAAGCGACTATTTCAAGCATATTGTCAAAGCCGATACTTTTCATCTGTCAGCCGTAAGCTGGTCAAATATTATGATGTTTGCCGTAATTGGGGTGATTTATGCCCTAGCCAATATTTATCATTGGGTAGATACCGCCACCGCCACTACGTTTGCCCTCACCGTATTGTTTATCCAGTCGCCTCTACTGATGGCGATTGGGGCATTTCCCACCGTGCAAACGGCTAAAGTTGCCTTGGAAAAAATACAATCATTACAGCTTGCCGACTATAGCCCAAATTTTGATACCCAAATTTTAACCCCAAATTGGCAAGTCATTACTTTTAAAAATATAAATTATCACTATGACAATAGCGCAAATTTTGGCTTAAAGCATATCAACTTTACGTTAAAACGCGGCGAAGTGGTGTTCTTAATTGGCGCCAATGGTAGCGGAAAATCCACACTTGCCAAGCTCATCACAGGGTTATATCAGCCTAAATTTGCGGAAAATTCCGGTATTTTTATCGATAACCAGCCTGTCGCCTCAGAACATTACCCCCATTATCGCCAGTTATTTTCAGCGATTTATAGCGATTTTTATCTGTTTAAAACTGTGATGGGAAGCGCGCAAAATACGCCCAATGCCGAGTTAATCGATAATTGGCTAGATATTTTAGCCATCAAAGAAAAAGTCAGCGTCACCGATAACCAACTTAGCGCCACCGAACTTTCGCAGGGGCAGCGCAAACGCCTTGCCATGCTGCTTGCTGTCGCCGAAGAAAAGTCTATTTTACTGCTTGATGAGTGGGCTGCCGACCAAGACCCTGCCTATCGCCGTGTGTTTTATCACCATATTATTCCCATGTTGCAAAAAATGGGCAAAACGCTGTTTATTATCAGTCATGATGACAGCTATTTTGAAAAGGCGGATAGATTGTTGATGATGAAAAATGGCGAACTCAGCGAGCTGACCGGTTTGCAACGCGAAAAAGCCAGTCTAGATGCCATTACAGTGATTGGTGAGCATTAA